From the Nematostella vectensis chromosome 7, jaNemVect1.1, whole genome shotgun sequence genome, the window CGGCCTAGCCATTCTCAAGTCTCGAGTCCCACAGTCGAAGGTCTTCCGTATCCTGATGCATAACTACTGTGGAAAGAAGTCTTACCTTGGATTCCAGCAACTGGTTGAGAAGGAGTTTGGTCTAGCAATGCCCATTGGAATCTGTAATATCTCCGCGGAGCAGCTTGAAGACTTGATGATTCCAGAATCGTCTGAGGATGGCCAGGAAAATGATACCATTGCCCAGGCTCGAGTGGACTGGGTCCAGAATGAGTACCATCCATTCCTGGAAACAACTGTTCCAGAGGTTTGTTCTAAGTATGGCATCAGGTTTGAGTCGCATTCAGTGTTGACTAATCTCGAGGGATACTCTGAGTGTTTCTCAAAGCTTGGTGTAAACCAAGGGGTGACGGTGCCAAAAGTAGCAGGCCTTGCCCTGAAGTACGCAGAAAAGAAAGGCGATGTATGCTTTGCTACCACCAATTTTTCTCACTTGCGTCAAAATCTAGAAGCATTGACCTCTACTAAAGTAAATGGCGAAGATGCAGCACTGTTTTCTGCAATGGAAGAGTTCCATACACTGAAGCGGATAGCAAGGTATAAAGGCTCGGAAACTGGGATAAATGCCGACTGGATTAAAGCTTGCAAGCTGGATCAGATTAGGAATGAGATATTACCAAGGTTGAAAAAAGACATTGCTGCTTTTGAGGCTGGTCGACTTCCATCTAATCTTTGTATCACAATCCCCAAATCCTATCGCCCAGGAGGAAAGGTACATGCGATCATTGCAGAGATGTTGTATGGCCAAGACTTAGAGGATCAGATGAATGAATTGAAGTCGAAACTTGAGAGAAAACAGGGGAAAGTGGAAGGTGGTCAGCTCTCAAAGGTAACCGATGAAGATGTCAAAACACGTCTTGTGGCCAAATGGAACTGTACACTTGACGTCACACTTACTAAGATGCGCAGAACCATCAACAAGGCAGTCACAGAGAAACGTATCAAATCCAAGAAGGCAGCGCAGCCAATCAAAGCAGTGGAGAACCCAGAAGCTCTGCCGATGGATGAATACCCGGAAGCAGAGGAATTCGAAGACTTCATCGAGTTCTTGAAATGTGGTGGAACTGTTGATCAGGAAACTAGCAAAGGGAATAATGTTAACGGTTTGCCTGCAAACATACGCTTCAAGCACGGAACCATCAATAGCGATGGTAGGCTGGATATGTGCAAGCAAGGATTCAGGAATGCGTTTGTCGATACTTGTGATGCTGTCATCAAAGATGGTCAGACCCTTCCTGTGAATGTTCGCTTCAAGTACGGCACCCTTAATAGCGATGGCCGGCTCGATATGTGCAAGCAAGGATTCAGGAATGCTTTTATCAAGACGTGTGGTGCCGTAGTGCAAGACGCCGATCAGGGGACGAAGACGCCCTTGATAAAGCACTACTTGATCGGCAATAACCGCATCGCCGAGAATGGGGACAcgccaggggaggggggcaggCGAGTGGCCGCGTTAGCCCGGATGATCATGCATCGCCCAGACATCGAGACGTGGTTCCTTGCTGGTAACTCCATGGGCCCTGATCACATCTCTCTTATCGCCGACGCCTTGAAGCAGACAAAGGCGAAGTACGTGTGGCTGAAAATGAACCCAGTCAAGACGGGAGCTTACCATCTTGGGAAGATGCTGGTGTTGGCCCCGAGTGTTGAGCTACTGGACTTGTTTAACACTGGCTTGTGCAACGATGGACTCAAGGCATTTGCAAAAGGACTCTCCGACGGAGCAGCGGTGGGTCCCTCGTCCGCATCTAATCTCCGTCACCTGTACCTCTCCATCAACGCCATCAGCTCAGTGCAGGTATTTGAGAGCATGCTATCATTTTTACCGCAGCTCGAGTCCCTATTTATGGGGGTCAACCCTATTGGCGATGAGGGCCTAGAGAGATTAGCCGATGTGCTCACCAACAAGGCACCGTGCCGCTCCACGTTGAAGCGACTTAATATCGACGCGCTAGCACTAACGGACAAGTCGTTACCTTTGATAGAAGACATCGTCAAAGCTTGTCCAAGTCTGGTGGCTCTGGATCTTGGTTCCTACAAGTCTACTAACTATTTCAACCAGAAGCACAATCGGTTCGACGTAGAAAATGAATCAACCATTGGGCACCTGGAAAAAATTGCACGCGCGCTTGTTCGTAACGCCGAGATGTCCAAGGATGGTCGGGAGGAAAAAGATCTCCCTATGCATTATCTTGGGCTCCAACATTCGCTAGTAGTTGGCATAAACCCGGACGATCGGACACTCAGTCTGTCCGAAGCTGCCAAAATTATTAATGACGTCACGAAGAACCGGTTGCACTACGGGACTGGTATAAACCTAAACGGGATAACTAACCTCTACACCCCTCGCAACGGGACTCCATATTGCCACACAGGGGAATGGGAAGCACAGAGATATCAGGGGGGTGCTGACGGTCCGTCGTGCTGCCTCAGAAGGGAGGGATCAGTAAAATCTGGTTGTACCGAGGTCGTCTATCCATCGAACCGGGCCGCCTGTGGGGGATTGTTCTACGCTGAGGGAGTGACGAATGACGACTTGCGAAAAAACGCGAGGCACCCCTGGCCAGCGGTTGACCACATCAAGTCGATCTACAGAAACACTATGAAGAAATGACAAACGGTCGAGGGACAGGAGATGTAAGGAAGAGCGAGGACTGGGAAAAGACCGAACTTTCGGTTTGAATGACGTCACTATCTTAAAGCTTCTCCCAAGCATAATGGTGACTGATGTACCGCGCTcgtcaggaaaaaaaaaaacatcttgttCCCCTTTTTAGTTATTGGTAGAAAAAGATTGgaatgtatgttttttttcaatataatataattAGATATATGAAGCTAGATCAAACGCCGATCTTTTCAAGTGCCGTTACAAATGCTTGATATCGAGTGTGGCATGCATTAGCATTTTGGTGCAACACACGAAAAAAACAGCGTTTAGACGCTGCTTTTTTGACCACCGGAAATTATATAGGTAGGTGTAGGTGAtttataaactttattttttttttcttacagtGTGACGCACCTGtaattttacaaataatatttcaaacaattacattttgaaaACCTCTCTAAATAAAGTATATAATTGGTTCAACAATCCTTAGACAAATCTACTATGTAAAACTATGCCTCATTGTGTTCCTTCTCTAGGCATCTTTTAGTGGATTTTACAATATCCCAAGATGTACCGCTGATCACCCCAATAATGCATCGCTGATCACCCCCATAATGCATCGCTGATCACATGACGGTTTTATCATCGACGTTGCAATTATTGTCATTAGTTTTGTCTCCCGTTATAAACATGTGTACAGATTTCTTTGAAGACATCATATGTTGGCAGCGTTGCGGACCCACGATTCCCGACAGTCTGTGCGAGTCGTACTTTGTATACAAGATAGTACACGTGATCGGAGAGCTAGAGGCTGATTGGTTGTTGGAGCCTGTGTCTAGGAAATTCAGGATTTCCGGGTAAAAGTGCGCGTAGTGAGGCAGCTCGTAAAATATGATATTCTTGATCCCTCGTAATCTGtatcttaaaaaaacaagaatgtACATTTAGTTAACTTGGGAGCGCGGgatccgggggggggggggggggtaaataaaataaaatattattctgCGAAAATTACAATGGAGACATGATCAAATGCGAGTGAGTTAATGTGTAAGCATCGACACTGAAGATGGTACCACGGTTCTAATACGACCCCAATACAGGTGAACGATGTGCGTTAAGGGATCTCCGTAATACGACCCCAATACAGGTGAATGATGTGCGGTAAAGGATCTCCGTAATACGACCCCAATAAAGGTGAATGATGTGCGGTAAAGGATCTCCGTAATACGACTCCAATACAGGTGACCGATGTGCGGTAAGGGACCTCCGTAATACGACCCCAATACAGGTGAACGGTGTGCGGTAAGGGATTTCCGTAATACGACCACAATACAGGTGAACGATGTGTGGTAAGGGATCTCCGTAATACGACCCCAATACAGGTGAATTATCTGGGACCTCCGTAATACGATCCCAATACAGGTGAGCGATGTGCGGTAAGGGAACTCCGTAATACGACCCCAATACAGGTGAACGGTGTGCGGTGAGGGACCTCCGTAATACGACCCCAATACAGGTGAACGATGTGCGGTAAGGGATCATCGTAATACGACCCCAATACAGGTGAACGGTGTGCGGTAAGGGATTTCCGTAATACGACCCCAATACAGGTGAACGATGTGCGGTAAGGGATCATCGTAATACGACCCCAATACAGGTGAACGGTGTGCGGTAAGGGATTTCCGTAATACGACCCCAATACAGGTGAACGATGTGCGGTAAGGGATCTCCGTAATACGACCCCAATACAGGTGAACGATGTGCGGTAAGGGACCTCCGTAATACGACCCCAATACAGGTGAACGATGTGCGGTAAGGGACCTCCGTAATACGACCCCAATACAGGTGAACGATGTGCGGTAAAGGATCTCCGTAATACGACCCCAATACAGGTGAAAGATGTGCGGTAAAGGATCTCCGTAATACGACCCCAATACAGGTGAATGATGTGCGGTAAAGGATCTCCGTAATACGACCCCAATACAGGTGAACGATGTGCGGTAAGAGGTTTCCATAATACGGCCCCAATACAGGTGAACGATGTGCGGTGAGGGACCTCCGTAATACGACCCCAATACAGGTGAACGATGTGTGGTAAGGGTGAACGTTGTGCGATGTGGTACCTCCGTCTTGACGTCGTTATCCGAGAAAATGAGGGATTCACAGTCGCCCATTTAAAGACCCAGGTTTTTAAACCAAGGTATTCTAGGGTGGCTATTGAGTGGCTTACCTGTAGAAAAAGTAGAAGCGCTCCGTGTAGAGAAGAAAAGGCCTGGAGCCATCGAAGAACCTTGTCCGGGCGCGAGTGACGTCACCACGCTTTGTGTACCTGCCCGAAACCATGGCAACGTCAATACCTTAAGCAATCCCGTGACACAAAAAGAATTCAGAATTTCTCTAAAAGGTTTATACCATGGCGGAATGGGACGTGGGTGAGGTGTGGGGAAAAAGCAAAGCCAACGGATTAGTGTAATGCTCTTAAATATATGTTTTCATATAATATCTTTAAAAAGGCCATGAATCTGACTTGCTTGGCCGTTTGTTCTGAATAATGATATTTTTAGGGTGGAACCAATGAAATTTGCCAATAGAAGCAAACTGTTTGGCAATAAAAGCAAGCTGTTTTTCATTGTATGGTTGACTGAATTAGTTTGCTACTGAGACTTACACCTCATTTGTATTTGTGGTAGTAAAAGTTACTCACTCTGATATCTGAGCAAATGGTATCTCATTCCGGCGGAAATGATTCCTAAGTCGGACGAAGTCAAAATAAGAGGGTACAAAGATGGCGGTGTGGCCCATCATTGGACCCTGGAAGTCTGGCAGGATCTGCAGAGAGTAGAAGTGAGACGGGTTATGTATTGGCAAGAGCGGGACGGTTCACCTATTGGCAGAGGCGAGGCAGGTCTTTATTGGCACAAGCGGAATAGGTTGTGTCTTAGCAGAAGTTAGATTATGCAGTGGCGAGCTTGTTAGTTGCAGACCCTTTGGGACGATTGGAAAATATTCGGTAGGACCTACAGGGAACAGAAGCGAGATAGGTGGATGGCTTGACATGATGGCAAACATGACACGaagcttcaaataagcccatttcacatctaacAAGGCAGAAAAGTTCTTACttagtacttagtgagtaaatagcaaacaaaatatcaaatgcgacatTTTGTAAAgtttcattgaaatttgagcttatCGTCCCTGGCGCACGTTTCTCGAAACGACcaagaattctcgggcccgaatactttattttgaatttttgctaaaaaaaattcgcatgttttccttttggagaaccgctttcatgtttAAAAAAGTTTGAACTTCCTCTTGGTTTGTATTCTTAATGATTACGctcaatagggctattttcgaaattttgctgaagccaaaaagttacccgaaaagtctcgggtgactgcgaggtcccgataactttcttaatatttaagccatgtgaatttGGCCCGAGAAGTTTGGGAAatatcaaaatctataaagagGATTATTCTGCACATGAAtttttgtggtaaaatacgatgtttgacgatatttcaacacatttagataccataCATTTTATAGGAATTATCCtgcttttcagaatttgaggCATACgacgttttcgggcccgagaattctcgggtgtttcgagaaacgggcgcctgagcccatacatagcgcagggatgatcaaggaaaaaacatCTTACAAAGCCAAAACCTGGGTATATGCATTTCGGCCTtgcgttatttgtgttttgtaaatcattccggaatacaaggaacctatttCTGgaaattttgtcttttttatctATCTCGAATTGAGAATTTTCGAGGTTTTCCTGTCATTTCGGATGGCTTATATGCGCCAATACCTCACTGAATGTTGTTAATTACCTCGTTGATGAAGGTGCTAAACCTCGTGTCGGGCGACTCGCCAATAGACTGACACGTGATCCGATGGAACACCTGGTAGAAGAAGGTTAATGAGCCATAAGACTGACACGTGATCCAATGGAACACCTGGTAGAAGAAGGTTAATGAGCCAATAGACTGACACGTGACACGATGGAACACCTGGTAGAAGAAGGTTAATGAGCCACTAGACTGACACGTGATCCGATGGAACACCTGGTAGAAGAAGGTTAATGAGCCATTAGACTGACACGTGACACGATGAAACACCTGGTAGAAGAAGGTTAATGAGCCAATAGACTGACACGTGACACGATGGAACACCTGGTAGAAGAAGGTTAATGAGCCAATAGACTGACACGTGATCCGATGGAACACCTGGTAGAAGAAGGTTAATGAGCCATTAGACTGACACGTGACACGATGGAACACCTGGTAGAAGAAGGTTAATGAGCCATTAGACTGACACGTGATCCGATGGAACACCTGGTAGAAGAAGGTTAATGAGCCAATAGACTGACACGTGACACGATGGAACACCTGGTAGAAGGTTAATGAGCCAATAGACTGACACGTGACACGATGAAACACCTGGTAGAAGAAGGTTAATGAGCCATTAGACTGACACGTGATCCTATGGAACATCTGGTAGAAGAAGGTTAATGAGCCATTAGACTGACACGTGACACGATGGAACACCCGGTAGAAGAAGGTTAATGAGCCATTAGACTGACACGTGATCCGATGGAACACCTGGTAGAAGAAGGTTAATGAGCCATTAGACTGACACGTGACC encodes:
- the LOC5511990 gene encoding uncharacterized protein LOC5511990; translation: MGLKMADSHVQKIRDLLSSKAPLITFGTYNYKHHEILEDSVSQAMYLFAHNGLTQVIDSAMKYHNLPSILKILEQHPNAMVGWKVEHTARAKVKKSHGGAQPSQGVSFDNAVPGNNMQDGLAILKSRVPQSKVFRILMHNYCGKKSYLGFQQLVEKEFGLAMPIGICNISAEQLEDLMIPESSEDGQENDTIAQARVDWVQNEYHPFLETTVPEVCSKYGIRFESHSVLTNLEGYSECFSKLGVNQGVTVPKVAGLALKYAEKKGDVCFATTNFSHLRQNLEALTSTKVNGEDAALFSAMEEFHTLKRIARYKGSETGINADWIKACKLDQIRNEILPRLKKDIAAFEAGRLPSNLCITIPKSYRPGGKVHAIIAEMLYGQDLEDQMNELKSKLERKQGKVEGGQLSKVTDEDVKTRLVAKWNCTLDVTLTKMRRTINKAVTEKRIKSKKAAQPIKAVENPEALPMDEYPEAEEFEDFIEFLKCGGTVDQETSKGNNVNGLPANIRFKHGTINSDGRLDMCKQGFRNAFVDTCDAVIKDGQTLPVNVRFKYGTLNSDGRLDMCKQGFRNAFIKTCGAVVQDADQGTKTPLIKHYLIGNNRIAENGDTPGEGGRRVAALARMIMHRPDIETWFLAGNSMGPDHISLIADALKQTKAKYVWLKMNPVKTGAYHLGKMLVLAPSVELLDLFNTGLCNDGLKAFAKGLSDGAAVGPSSASNLRHLYLSINAISSVQVFESMLSFLPQLESLFMGVNPIGDEGLERLADVLTNKAPCRSTLKRLNIDALALTDKSLPLIEDIVKACPSLVALDLGSYKSTNYFNQKHNRFDVENESTIGHLEKIARALVRNAEMSKDGREEKDLPMHYLGLQHSLVVGINPDDRTLSLSEAAKIINDVTKNRLHYGTGINLNGITNLYTPRNGTPYCHTGEWEAQRYQGGADGPSCCLRREGSVKSGCTEVVYPSNRAACGGLFYAEGVTNDDLRKNARHPWPAVDHIKSIYRNTMKK